The DNA window ACCGTCGCCGTCGCCGGACTGTTCGAGGGCCGCCGCTGGGGCAGCCGCTCCTGGCTGCTGCTGGCCGCCGCGCTGGCCGCCTTCACCGCCTGGACCGGCCGCGACGACCTCGCCCTGATCGCCCTGACCGCCGCGTTCCTGGCACACGCCCTGCTGACCACCTGGTGGACCCGCAGACCGCAGCCGCAGCTGACTGGAGCGTAACGAGACTTGTAGCGAGGGAACCGAACCGCCGGAAGTGGGCACCGGGTGGCCTTGACCTGGGCGGTCAGGCCGCGCACACGCTGTTGACCATCAGCCATCAGCCATCAGCCATCAACCGGACAACGCCTCCCCGACCGGGCGGGACAGTTCCGTCAGGGCCTCGCCGAGTTCCGCCGTGACGCTCTTGATCCCCCCGCGCGGCGAGATGGGTTCGCCGAACCGCACGATCCAGCGTTTCCCCTCGCGGCTGATTCCGGCGGGCAGGATCGGCGCGCGGCCCTTCGCGGCGATCAGGGCCGCGCCGCCGTGCAGTTCCGTGCCGCCGCGCGTGCCCTGCGGGAAGATCCCGACCGTGCCGCCCGCTTTCAGGATCCGCAGGGACGTGCGGACCGCGCCCAGGTCGTTGCCGCTGCGGTCCACCGGGAACGACCCCCCGGCGCGGATGATGTCCCCGACGACCGGCACGAACAGTTCCTTTTTCGCCATGAACTGCATGAACCGCCCGTGCGGCAGTGCGCGCGCCACCAGGAACGGGTCCAGGCCGCTCACGTGGTTGGCTGCCACGACCAGCGGCGTGCCCGCGACCGGCACGTGCTCGCGCCCGTGCACTTCGAGGTGCATGCCGCTCGCCAGGACCGGCAGGTACGTGACGTTCACCACGAAACGGTACACGCCGGGAATCACGCGCGGCGCGGCCGGTTCCGGCGCGGGACGCGCAACTACGGCCGCGCCGTGGTCTGGAGAGCCGGAGCCGTTCAGGTCAGGGCGGGCAACTTCACTCATCAATGCAGAGGATACGCCCGCCGCGCCCTCCCGGCAGCCCAGGCTGACCCGCCCGCCTCCCTGCCCTGCGGGAACGCTAAGTGGCACGTGAAGGCCGCGCCCGGCCCAACGTGACGGCGCCGACAGTGCCCGGGCCGGGGTGCGGGCGTAGGCTGGGCCGCATGAAGATCACTGTCATCGGAGCGGCGGGCGGCGTGGGCCGCCGCGTCGTGGCTCAGGCCGCGCAGGCCGGGCATCACGTGACCGCGCTGGTCCGCACGCAGGAGCAGGCGGACATGCTCGCCCTGCACGGCGCGCAGCCGGTCCTGGGCGACCTGACCGGCGAGTGGAGGCACGCCCTGGACGGCGCCGAAGCGGTCGTGTGGGCAGCCGGGGGCGGCGCGGGCGGCAACTTCCAGGCCATCGACGGGGACGCCCTGATCGCCCTGACCGACGAACTCGCGCGCCGCGACGGTGGCCCGCGCCGACTGGTGGTCGTCAGTTCCATGGGCGTGGACCGCCCGGAGCAGATGCCGCCCTTCCTGAACGCCGTGCTGCGCGTGAAGGCCGTCTCGGACGCGCACGTGCAGGCCAGTGCGCTGGAGTGGACGGTCGTCCGCCCCGGCGGCCTGACCGACACGCCCGGCACCGGCATGGTCAGCGCCGGGATGCCCGCCCCGCGCGGCATGATCGCCCGCGACGACGTGGCGGGCGTGGTGCTCGCCTGCCTGAACGACCCGCGCAGCGCCGGGCGGACCTTCGAGGTGGTCGCCGGGAACACCCCGGTCGCGCAGGCCATCGCGGAACTGTAAGCGGGCAGTGGGAAGTAGGCAGTGGGGAGTGGATCGGGGCTGACCTCCGACCCGCTCCCCACTGCCCACTCCCGACTTACTCCTCGTCGTCCGTGTCGGGTTCGTCGGCGTCGTCCCCGTCGGCCCAGTCTCCGGCCAGGACGGCGCGGACCGCCTCGATCCGCTCGCGGCACTGGGCGTACGCGGCGCGGGCTTCCTCCAGCAGGGGCAGCACGCGGTCCAGGTCGGCCTCGCCGGATTCGAGTTCGGCGGCGATGCGGCTCAGCCGGGCGTACGCCTCCCGGTACGAGGTGGGCTGAGGCTCAGTCATGCCGCCCATGCTACCGCTACGCTGCGCGCATGACCCAGGCCCCGCCGGACGTGCATCACTTCGACCTGACCGCGCTGCCCGCCGCCGCGCGGTACAAACTGCTGACCGCCACCGTCGTGCCGCGCCCCATCGCGTGGGTCGGCACCGTGGGCGCGGACGGGCACGTGAACCTCGCGCCGTACTCGTTCTTCGGGTTGATGGGCAGCGACCCGCCCGTCGTGGCGTTCGCGCCCGGCGACCGCGCGGACGGCACGCCCAAGGACACCGCGCTGAACATAGGCCCGGGCGGAGAGTTCACCGTGAACCTCGTCAGCGAGGCGCTGGCCGGCGCCATGAACGCCACCGCCACCGACTTCCCCCACGGACACGCCGAACCTGACGCGCTGGGCATTCCGCTCGTGCCGGGCGTGAAGGTCGCCGTGCCGCGCGTGGCCGCCGCGCCCGCCGCGCTGGAATGCCGCGAGGTGCAGACCGTCACCATCGGCCACACCCGCATCATCCTGGGCGAGGTGCTGGGCCTGACCCTGCGCTCGGACGCCGTGCAGGACGCCGAGCGGCACCACGTCGACACCGCCGCGCTGGACCTGATCGGCC is part of the Deinococcus seoulensis genome and encodes:
- a CDS encoding lysophospholipid acyltransferase family protein, coding for MSEVARPDLNGSGSPDHGAAVVARPAPEPAAPRVIPGVYRFVVNVTYLPVLASGMHLEVHGREHVPVAGTPLVVAANHVSGLDPFLVARALPHGRFMQFMAKKELFVPVVGDIIRAGGSFPVDRSGNDLGAVRTSLRILKAGGTVGIFPQGTRGGTELHGGAALIAAKGRAPILPAGISREGKRWIVRFGEPISPRGGIKSVTAELGEALTELSRPVGEALSG
- a CDS encoding flavin reductase family protein; the encoded protein is MTQAPPDVHHFDLTALPAAARYKLLTATVVPRPIAWVGTVGADGHVNLAPYSFFGLMGSDPPVVAFAPGDRADGTPKDTALNIGPGGEFTVNLVSEALAGAMNATATDFPHGHAEPDALGIPLVPGVKVAVPRVAAAPAALECREVQTVTIGHTRIILGEVLGLTLRSDAVQDAERHHVDTAALDLIGRMGGRGTYARTRDTFVIDRISFEEWQKGQ
- the xseB gene encoding exodeoxyribonuclease VII small subunit, whose translation is MTEPQPTSYREAYARLSRIAAELESGEADLDRVLPLLEEARAAYAQCRERIEAVRAVLAGDWADGDDADEPDTDDEE
- a CDS encoding SDR family oxidoreductase, which produces MKITVIGAAGGVGRRVVAQAAQAGHHVTALVRTQEQADMLALHGAQPVLGDLTGEWRHALDGAEAVVWAAGGGAGGNFQAIDGDALIALTDELARRDGGPRRLVVVSSMGVDRPEQMPPFLNAVLRVKAVSDAHVQASALEWTVVRPGGLTDTPGTGMVSAGMPAPRGMIARDDVAGVVLACLNDPRSAGRTFEVVAGNTPVAQAIAEL